Proteins encoded together in one Micromonospora auratinigra window:
- a CDS encoding SigE family RNA polymerase sigma factor, which produces MADPEFRDFVTARYADLLRTAYLLTGDRDAAQDLVHESLVKVMRHWRRLDEPMAYVRRTMVNERTSRWRRLGLRELLTAAVPDRAGPDPTDVVAVRDELLAALDRLPVRMRTVLVLRYWEDLPEAEVAALMGCAPGTVKSQAARGLARLRDVLGAERARLTGDLLEGRA; this is translated from the coding sequence GTGGCTGACCCGGAGTTCCGTGACTTCGTCACGGCCCGCTACGCGGACCTGCTGCGCACCGCCTACCTGCTGACCGGCGACCGGGACGCCGCCCAGGACCTGGTGCACGAGTCACTGGTCAAGGTGATGCGGCACTGGCGACGGCTCGACGAGCCGATGGCGTACGTGCGGCGGACCATGGTGAACGAGCGGACCAGCCGCTGGCGCCGGCTCGGGCTGCGCGAACTGCTCACCGCGGCGGTGCCGGACCGGGCCGGCCCGGACCCCACCGACGTGGTGGCGGTCCGCGACGAACTGCTCGCCGCGCTGGACCGGCTGCCGGTCCGGATGCGCACCGTGCTGGTGCTGCGCTACTGGGAGGACCTGCCGGAGGCCGAGGTGGCCGCGCTGATGGGCTGCGCACCCGGCACCGTGAAGAGCCAGGCGGCCCGGGGACTGGCCCGGCTGCGCGACGTGCTGGGCGCGGAGCGCGCCCGGCTGACCGGCGACCTGCTGGAGGGACGGGCATGA
- a CDS encoding NACHT domain-containing protein, with amino-acid sequence MFADVGRVLGPVLNLVVKALVQPPQQGAGTVKEPVRLDSRVRLPGKQLERSLSPKHIDALVEQLSHRLESVRLHDFKVLGESDWNPAVAAVGATLRSLGPIGVTEAIQLNLSHHSLVERALQADPDRPQRELLSGAGTVVYHRLLDESCRHVIEFITQRPEFRQRVDVELIRRTAALQESLDAALERAHLTPEDREFERRYSDLVLRKLDSLQLFGVTLSKNEAYPLSTAYLSLSAAQESGRRKPRAGSRLDLAASQRLRVHDALADTSRILIRGEAGSGKTTLLQWLAINLVKEEGQLPGGWTPAVPFFIPLRRYALRDLPTPEQFTKEIAPALSGEAPDKWVQRVMRSGRAVVLIDGVDELPAAKRNEIWKWLHDLVVSYEDARYVITSRPPAADATIVVPDDFKTFLLLPMGSADVRTFVRQWHSALASTKREGTEPNRLKQYELDLLDKLAQRRDLRRLATNPLLCALTCALHIDRYRQLPRDRIGLYQAALEMLLVRRDEAKEIAGDGVLLSQKDQEMLLAQLAYWLVRNGRSDVDREEALRRLRKYLAAMSHITAKPSQVLDYLLLRSGVLREPVKGRIDFLHKTFQEYLAAQAILDEGDIDYLTKHAHEDSWREVVVMAVGHGRRDERENIIRSLIMPDNDLDPEDSNRKILVAAACLEHPGALDPDLAATVKRLLRRLVPPKTAIAAEQLAEAGDIVLDLVPDPSTLSDDEGLYLLQLINRFHPEDTLPVLARIAASPRPAIRRKLAAFWPQVAPEEYARSVLALMDLSDVAVVARGEGQLHSLQHIDGLRRLIVDGHSGGLHSLSRATVLETAAFVSCQLEGFEAAALRHLKVLDLCNTTIENGLDAAASPSVQELSLIGNATARGGANLAGEFSRIFSLFPNLSKLTVDWSLVASNVPHAVAPGQSLKSLNLLSSATFARFLDGIYKTFSPRELQPLGWRRPSMHQFTGNVGIEEITLVGWPSREELIMMQKLPSLTTLRVIAVRDDLRRKIHADGGIYPYPGLQTGLQESLLNLRNLRNLDLILIDSLGSTFDLQESFDAADLTWLPPYLSRVIRPKSMVEVTLNGNSPR; translated from the coding sequence GTGTTTGCTGACGTCGGACGGGTTCTCGGGCCGGTCCTCAATCTCGTGGTGAAGGCACTAGTGCAGCCACCACAGCAAGGAGCCGGCACAGTCAAGGAGCCTGTTCGTCTCGATAGCCGGGTGAGGCTACCCGGAAAACAGCTTGAAAGATCACTTTCTCCGAAACACATAGACGCACTCGTCGAGCAGCTTTCTCACCGCCTTGAGTCTGTCCGTCTCCATGATTTCAAGGTCTTGGGCGAGAGTGACTGGAACCCAGCCGTCGCTGCCGTCGGGGCGACCCTGAGATCATTGGGGCCAATTGGGGTAACAGAGGCTATCCAGCTCAATCTTAGCCATCACAGCCTCGTTGAGCGGGCGCTCCAAGCCGACCCAGATCGACCGCAACGCGAGCTACTTAGCGGTGCGGGCACGGTGGTCTATCATCGACTGCTTGATGAGTCTTGTCGGCATGTAATTGAATTCATAACGCAACGGCCAGAATTCCGGCAGCGCGTCGACGTCGAACTCATTCGACGGACTGCAGCGCTTCAGGAATCCTTAGACGCGGCACTAGAGCGCGCTCACCTAACACCCGAGGACCGCGAGTTCGAGCGAAGGTATAGCGACCTCGTACTTCGGAAGCTCGACTCACTTCAGCTGTTCGGGGTAACCCTCAGCAAAAACGAGGCGTACCCCTTGAGCACCGCTTACCTGAGCCTCTCCGCAGCACAGGAGTCCGGCAGACGGAAACCTCGTGCAGGTTCTCGACTTGATCTAGCTGCGTCGCAACGGCTGAGAGTGCACGATGCACTAGCGGACACCAGCAGAATACTCATCCGCGGAGAGGCCGGCTCAGGAAAGACCACCTTACTCCAGTGGCTGGCCATCAACCTAGTCAAGGAAGAAGGACAACTGCCTGGTGGTTGGACCCCAGCAGTTCCATTTTTCATCCCCTTGCGGAGATACGCGCTTCGAGATCTCCCCACCCCTGAGCAATTCACAAAAGAGATTGCGCCCGCCTTGTCTGGTGAAGCACCGGACAAATGGGTGCAGAGAGTTATGCGATCGGGACGTGCCGTTGTCCTCATTGACGGCGTGGATGAGTTGCCGGCAGCCAAACGCAATGAAATCTGGAAATGGTTGCATGATCTAGTTGTCAGTTATGAGGATGCGCGATACGTTATTACTTCGCGGCCCCCTGCAGCGGATGCCACGATCGTCGTACCAGATGACTTTAAAACGTTCTTACTACTGCCGATGGGCTCTGCCGATGTGCGAACGTTCGTACGGCAGTGGCACTCCGCGTTGGCATCGACCAAGCGCGAGGGAACTGAGCCAAACAGATTAAAGCAATACGAGCTTGATCTGCTCGATAAGCTCGCACAGCGCCGAGATCTGCGTCGGCTAGCCACCAACCCACTTCTCTGCGCGCTGACCTGCGCATTGCATATTGATCGGTACAGACAACTCCCTCGAGATCGGATCGGCCTCTACCAAGCCGCGCTCGAGATGCTGCTGGTTCGTCGCGATGAAGCGAAAGAAATCGCCGGTGACGGGGTTTTGTTGTCACAAAAAGACCAAGAGATGCTACTGGCTCAGCTGGCGTACTGGCTAGTGCGCAACGGCAGGTCCGACGTTGATCGTGAAGAAGCGCTTCGAAGGCTACGCAAATATCTCGCTGCCATGTCTCACATCACCGCCAAGCCGAGCCAAGTCTTGGACTATCTTTTGCTGCGCTCAGGAGTACTGCGGGAGCCAGTGAAGGGTCGGATCGATTTTCTTCATAAGACATTTCAGGAGTATCTTGCAGCGCAGGCGATCTTAGACGAGGGTGATATCGACTACTTGACGAAGCACGCGCATGAGGATTCCTGGCGCGAGGTTGTCGTCATGGCTGTAGGCCACGGCCGCCGAGACGAGCGCGAGAACATAATTCGCAGCCTCATAATGCCAGACAATGACCTGGACCCCGAGGATTCGAACCGGAAGATCTTAGTAGCCGCCGCCTGCCTCGAGCATCCAGGTGCCCTTGATCCAGATCTCGCTGCAACAGTGAAGCGCCTCCTGCGGAGGCTTGTGCCTCCAAAGACGGCGATTGCCGCAGAGCAGTTGGCTGAGGCCGGAGATATCGTTCTTGACCTCGTGCCAGACCCTTCTACCCTTTCAGACGACGAAGGCTTGTATCTCCTACAATTGATCAATAGGTTCCACCCAGAAGATACTTTGCCTGTATTGGCACGGATTGCCGCAAGCCCTCGGCCAGCTATTCGCAGAAAACTTGCTGCTTTCTGGCCGCAGGTTGCGCCCGAGGAGTATGCGCGCTCAGTGTTAGCCCTGATGGACCTAAGCGACGTGGCAGTAGTGGCACGCGGCGAAGGCCAGCTTCATTCGTTACAGCACATTGATGGACTGCGTCGGCTCATCGTGGACGGTCACAGTGGCGGCCTCCATTCATTAAGTCGGGCCACGGTGCTAGAAACGGCAGCCTTTGTGAGCTGCCAGCTGGAAGGTTTCGAAGCAGCAGCCTTGCGCCACCTTAAAGTACTAGATCTTTGCAACACAACTATTGAGAATGGACTCGATGCAGCCGCTAGCCCATCAGTTCAGGAACTCAGCCTAATTGGCAACGCCACAGCTCGAGGAGGCGCAAACCTTGCGGGGGAATTCAGCAGGATCTTCAGCCTGTTCCCCAACCTATCGAAATTGACGGTGGATTGGTCTTTAGTTGCTTCGAACGTTCCTCACGCGGTAGCCCCCGGCCAGAGCCTTAAGTCGCTTAACCTTCTGTCCTCAGCCACTTTTGCGCGATTCTTAGACGGAATTTATAAAACGTTCAGCCCTCGCGAACTTCAGCCCCTAGGATGGCGTCGCCCTTCGATGCACCAGTTTACTGGCAACGTGGGCATCGAAGAGATCACCCTTGTTGGCTGGCCTTCACGCGAGGAACTAATCATGATGCAAAAGCTTCCTTCGCTGACGACATTACGAGTGATTGCAGTTAGGGACGACCTCCGCAGAAAGATTCACGCTGACGGTGGAATATATCCATACCCAGGTCTCCAGACAGGGCTTCAGGAGTCACTACTAAACCTTCGGAACCTTCGGAACCTTGACCTAATCTTAATTGACTCGCTAGGGTCAACTTTTGATTTGCAAGAAAGCTTCGATGCAGCAGATCTTACATGGCTACCGCCGTATCTCTCCCGGGTAATCAGACCGAAGTCAATGGTTGAGGTGACACTAAATGGAAACTCGCCACGTTGA